The sequence below is a genomic window from Gemmatimonadales bacterium.
CGAGATCGAAACCGCGGCCCGCCTGCAGCACCCGCACATCCTCACGGTCCACGACTCGGGCGAGGCCGCCGGACGGCTCTGGTTCACCATGCCGTACGTGGAGGGGGAGTCGTTGCGCGACCGGCTCCGGCGCGAGAAGCAGCTCCCGGTGGACGAAGCCCTCCGCATCACTCGCGACGCCGCCCAGGCACTCGACTACGCCCACCGGCACGGCGTCGTCCACCGCGACGTGAAGCCCGAGAACCTGCTCCTCACCGAGGACGGCCACACCCTCGTGGCCGACTTCGGGATCGCCCGCGCGCTGCAGAGCGGGGAGGACGCGCTCACCCAGACGGGGCTGGCGGTCGGCACGCCGGCCTACATGAGTCCCGAGCAGGCGATGGGGGAGCGGGAGATCACGGCCAAGAGCGACGTGTACTCACTCGCGACGGTACTCTACGAGATGCTCGCGGGCGAGCCGCCGTTCGCGGGTCCGACCGCGCAGGCCGCCGTGGCCCGCCGCTTCACCGAGACCCCGCGCCCGCTCCGGCAGCTCCGCGAGACAGTGCCCGAGGCGGTCGAGCAGGCCGTCCTGAGAGCACTCGCCAAGGTGCCGGCCGACCGCTTCCCGACCGCGGCCGAGTTCGCCCGCGCTCTTGTCGCGTCTCCACCGATCCGCCGGCGCGCGGTGCCGGCTGCCGCGCTCACCCTCATACTCGGCGTCCTCGTGGGCCTGGGTGCACTGTTCGCGTGGCGCCGCAGCCACCCGCGTGCGGACGCAGCGGACGGCCCCACGCGCCTCGCAGTGCTTCCCTTCGAGAACCTCGGTGGCCCCGAGGACGAGTACTTCGCCGACGGCGTGACAGACGAGGTCCGAGGCAAGCTCGCCGCCCTGCCGGGGCTGGAGGTGATCGCCCGCACCAGCTCCAGCGAGTACAAGAGAACGCCCAAGCGCCCTTCGGAGGTTGGGCAGGAGCTGGGCGTCCGCTATCTCCTCACCGGCACGGTGCGCTGGGAGCGCGCGGCCGCCGGGCAGGGCCGAGTGCGGGTGAGCCCCGAGCTGGTCGAGGTGGGTGGCGCGGGGCCGCCGGTGACCCGCTGGCAACAACCGTTCGACGCGGTGCTCTCGGACGTGTTCGAGGTGCAGGGGACCATCGCCGAACAGGTGGCGGGCGCGCTGCTGCTCACCCTCGGCGCGGGAGCGCGCGAGCGGCTCGCCGCGCGGCCCACCGAGAACCTTGCGGCGTACGACGCCTATCTGCAGGCCAGGGCTGCCCCTGGCACCCCGACCGGGTACGAGCGCGCCGTCGCGGCCTACCGGCGCGCCATCGCGCTCGATTCGGGGTTCGTGCTCGCGTGGGTCGGGCTGGCCGAGGCTCATGCGGGGGCGTATGCGATCTACACGACCGCTCGCGCCGGGGCCGCCGCCCGCCTGGCCGTCGAGCGGGCGGCGGCGCTGGCCCCCACACTGGCAGCCGTCCACCGGGCGCTGGGTCGCATCGGCCTGGATGTGGACTGGGATGAGCGGCAGGGCCTGGCGGAATTCGAGAAGGGTCTGGCCGTCGCCCCCAACGACGCCGAGCTGCTCACCGGTGCGGCCGACGCCGCGTGGCCAATGGGACGGTTCGATGAGGCCATCGACCGCTTCCGCCGTGCGCTGGTGCTCGACCCGCGATCCGCCGAGACCAGTACCCGAATGGCGAAGGCTCTGCTGTGGCGCCGGCGTTTTCCCGAAGCCCTGGCCGCGTTCCGGCGGGCGCGCGAGCTGAATCCGCAGGCGTCGCCGTATCGCGAGGCGCTGGCCGCCGCGGCGACAGGCGACCTCGCCGGCGCCCGGGCAACCCTCAGCCTCGCCGCGTCGGACGAGGAGCTCGCCGGCGTGGCTGGCAATATGACCGGCTACGGGGACGAGTGGCTGTTCTCCGAGGCGCAACAGCGGCGACTCCTCGCTCTTACGCCGGAGGCGTTCGCCGGCGACCGGGCGCTCTGGGCCATCGTCCAGGCCGAGACACACTGGGTGCGTGGGGACAGCCTCGGTGCCCGGACCTATGCCGACTCCGCGCTCGCCGTCTACGGCCGCGAGCTGGCCGCCGGCGAGCGAGCCGAAGACATGATATTCCGCTGGTCGCGCGCCTGGCTGCGGGCACTGGCCGGCAACCCGGGCGAGGCCGCGCGCGAGCTGGAAGCGCTCGGGCGGGGCATCGACTCCGAGTTCATGTTCCAGCGGGTGATCGTCGAGGAGTTGCTGGCCCGGACGTCCCTGATGGCGGGCCGGCGGGAGCAGGCGCTGGCGAGGGTGGGGTCGCTGGTCGCGTCGCCGGGCTACTTCACCGCAGCCTGGTTCAGGGTGGCGCCGGCGTACGCGCCGCTCCGGGGCGACCCGCGCTTCCAGCGTCTGGTGAACGGGCCGTGACGGCAGAAAACATCGTCGCAGATCGGTCGCGCTGGAGCAGCGCGTCCTATTTCATGGTGGATGACGTCGTCGCCACGGCCAACTATTACCGCGACAAGCTCGGTTTTCGCTACGAACGGTTCTGGAATGACCCGCCTTCCTTCTGTATGGTTCGGCGCAATGGTGTGATCATCATGTTGGCCCAGCTGGAGCAGGCCGGGGGCGTGCGGCCCAACCACCTCGTCGATCCCGAGGGCAGCGCGTGGGACGCCTACATCTGGATCGACAATGCCGACGCGTTGCATGCCGAGTTCAAGTCCAAGGGCGTCAAGATCACCCGCGATCTTTGTGATCAACCCTACGGATGTCGCGACTTCGACATCGAGGATTGCAACGGCTATCGTCTCTGTTTTGGGCACGACACGGAAGGCTAGAGGGATCCCATGATTCCCGCGGTTCATGTCCTGGTGTTCGACGGCTTCGCCGATTGGGAGCCGGCCTTTGCGATGGCCGAGCTCCGCCGCTCCGGTGGCCTGGAGGTTAGGACCGTCGGTTTCAGCGCAGCACCCGTCCGATCCATGGGCGGGCTGCCGGTGATGCCGGATCTGCCACTGGCGGGTTTGGACCCGGCCAACGTCAGACTGCTGATTCTGCCCGGGGGAGACCTGTGGGAAGGCCCCGATCCTCGGGCAGAGATCGGGCCCACGCTTCTGGCTCTGCACAGCGCCGGCGTGCCGATCGCAGCCATCTGCGGGGCCACGCTCGCGGTGGCCCACGCCGGCCTCCTGGACGACCACGGCCACACGAGCAATGAACTCGCCTACCTGGAGCGATTGGTCCCGGAGTACCGGGGCGCGTCTCGCTACGTCGACTCCCTTGCCGTGCGCGACCAAGGGCTGATCACGGCGAGCGGGCTCGGACCCATCGAGTTTGCGCGAGAGATCTTCGAGGAGTTGCAGATCTTGAGCGACACGGACCGGCCCGTCTGGTTCCATCTGTTCAAGCACGGGCGCTTTCCGGAATCGGCTGCCTGACCAACGCCTGATGCGTCTCTGGACGATCCACCCGAAGTACCTTGATCCGCTGGGACTGGTGGCGCTTTGGCGCGAAGCCCTGCTGGCGCGGGCCGTCCTCCGAGGCGAGACGCAGGGGTACCGATCTCACCCGCAGCTGACTCGCTTTCGGAACCATCCGCAGCCGGTCGGCGCACTGAATTGCTATCTCGCGGCCATCTACGATGAGGCGCTGCGGCGGGGGTACTGCTTCGATCGGCGCAAGCTGGGTGGCCGCACGCCGCGCCGGCGCATTCCCGAGACCACCGGGCAGCTGGCCTTCGAATGGGCCCATCTTCTGAGGAAACTCCACCAGCGCCGGCCGGGCCGATTCGAAGAGCTGAGGGTGGTGAGCCGGCCTGCAGCGCATCCGTTGTTTCGGATCGTGACTGGCCCGGTGCGGGCGTGGGAAAGGCTTCATCGTGACTGACCGGTCCGGGCAGGCAGCCGCAGACCTTATCGGGGCATGGCACCTGAATTCCTATGAATCCCGCGACAGCTCAGGAGCGACTCGGTACCCGCTGGGACGGGGGGTCATCGGTCAGCTCGTGTACGACGCTTCCGGTCACATGTCAGCGATGCTCATGACGCCGGACCGACCCCTATTTGCTTCCCAAGACCCGCAGCGGGGCACCGATGCAGAAGTGCGCGCAGCCTTCGACGGCTTCATTGCATACTTCGGGAGCTACAGCGTCGCCCCACTCACCGCGACCGTCACGCATCACGTGATCGGAGCGTCTTACCCGAACTGGGTGGGCGGACATCAAGTCCGCCACTACAAGCTCGACGGGACACACCTTGAACTCTCCACGCCACCGATCCAGATCGGCGGACAGTCCCTGATCACTGTATTGGTGTGGGAGCGATCGTCGTAATGCGGGAACACTCAACTATTCGCGCCGGGGGGATCGCCCTCGTCGCGGGCGCGGCGGCGTTTCTCGGCGTCTTCTCCTTTCTCGCGGCCCGGTTCGACTACCCGGCCATCCTTGACGGCAATGCCGCGGACGTGCTCCCGAGACTGCGCGCGACCGGCGCCGGCGGCCGTGCGGTATGGGCGCTCTACGGCTTCCTGCCTCTGGTCTGGATCCCCGCCGGGGTCGGGGCGTTTCATGCCCTCCGGTCCGTGCGCGAGGGGAGCATGCGTACCGGAATGCTCTTCGCGCAGGTCGCCGCGGTCTCGATGGTACTGGGACTTCTGCGCTGGCCCAGCATCCACTGGGCGCTCGCCGAGGCCTACGCCCGCGGGGATGCGGCCGAGCGGGCGGCGATCGCCACCGTGTTCACCGGACTCAACAGCTATCTCGGCAACTATATCGGCGAGTTCCTCGGGGAGCTGAGCGTCAGCGTATTCTTTCTCCTGTCAGCGCTGGCCATGTTGGCGCGGGGCGCCGGGTTCCCTCGCTGGATCGGGTATGTCGGTGTGGGGACCGCGGTGGCAGGTCTGGTCGGCATGTTCCGCAACGCCACCGACGTGGTCGCTCCGGTCGCCGCGCTGAATAACTACCTCCTTCCTTTATGGATGATCGTCTTTGGAGGCGGGCTACTGTGGGTCAGCGGGTCGCGCTCCGGGACACCTGATGGGTAGCACACCCAAGCCTGAGCAACGGGTTCTGCGGATCATCCCCGATCTCCGGATCGCATCGCTGCGCGCTGGTGAGGATGGGCTGGTGAACGATGTCCTGATCGTCAATGAAGAGCTCGTGTTCCGGTTCGCGCGAGACGAGGCGGGGCGCCACGCCCTGGAACGCGAAGCTCGACTGCTTGCCGTCGTGCGGCCCCGCGTATCCCTGCCGGTTCCGGAGGTCATTCAGCAACACCAGGAGTGCATCGTCTACCGGTTCATTCCAGGCCTGCCGCTCGATCGTCAACGCCTCCTGGCGCAGGACGCGTCGACGCGGGGCCTGCTCATGGAGCAGCTGGGGACGTTTCTTCGCGAGCTGCACAGTCTGCCGGGGGTCAGCGAAGCGATTACCCGCCCGGGAACCACATCGCCGGGAATGCGGGAAGGGTACGAGCAGCTGTATGAGGCGGTTGAACGCGAGCTGCTGCCCTTGATGATGGACTGGGCCCGAGCCTGGGCTCGGGAGCTCTTTCGCCCCGTCCTCGCTGGGGACCTGGACCTTGCCTACTCGCCGACGCTGGTCCATGGTGACCTGGCACCGTACCACCTGTGCTTTGATCCCGCCACCCACCGGCTACGCGGCGTCATTGACTTCGGCAACGCCGGCCCGGGCGATCCCGCGCTCGACCTGGGGTCACTGATCATTGCCTTCGGGGAAGGGTTGCTCTGGCAAATAGACACCGTCTATCCGGGCCTGTCAGGCTTGATCGATCGTGCGCGGTTTCACGCGGCCACTCTCGAGCTACGCTGGGCCCTGGCGGCGGTCCGATCACGCGACCCGGCCTGGTTCCTCTGCCATCTTGGCTACGCACGCGACGCGTGGCCTGTAGGGTGGCCAGGGAAGCGGGCATGACCCGCCGATGCGAAATCGCCCTTGCGTGGAACCTTCCGCTTCCGCTCTCGTACGAACAACTACTCAGCACACCATTCCCTTCAAGGAGGACAGCATGCCTAGGTCTTGTCTCTGGCCCGCCCCGGCCCTCGTCCTGCTGATGGGTCTGACCGGGTTTACAGGCGCTTCGCTCCGGGCACAGACT
It includes:
- a CDS encoding protein kinase, whose translation is RATFLVSLPGTPVTAVDSPFAAALAGRYALERELGQGGMATVYLAQDLRHKRPVALKVLHPDLAAALGPARFQREIETAARLQHPHILTVHDSGEAAGRLWFTMPYVEGESLRDRLRREKQLPVDEALRITRDAAQALDYAHRHGVVHRDVKPENLLLTEDGHTLVADFGIARALQSGEDALTQTGLAVGTPAYMSPEQAMGEREITAKSDVYSLATVLYEMLAGEPPFAGPTAQAAVARRFTETPRPLRQLRETVPEAVEQAVLRALAKVPADRFPTAAEFARALVASPPIRRRAVPAAALTLILGVLVGLGALFAWRRSHPRADAADGPTRLAVLPFENLGGPEDEYFADGVTDEVRGKLAALPGLEVIARTSSSEYKRTPKRPSEVGQELGVRYLLTGTVRWERAAAGQGRVRVSPELVEVGGAGPPVTRWQQPFDAVLSDVFEVQGTIAEQVAGALLLTLGAGARERLAARPTENLAAYDAYLQARAAPGTPTGYERAVAAYRRAIALDSGFVLAWVGLAEAHAGAYAIYTTARAGAAARLAVERAAALAPTLAAVHRALGRIGLDVDWDERQGLAEFEKGLAVAPNDAELLTGAADAAWPMGRFDEAIDRFRRALVLDPRSAETSTRMAKALLWRRRFPEALAAFRRARELNPQASPYREALAAAATGDLAGARATLSLAASDEELAGVAGNMTGYGDEWLFSEAQQRRLLALTPEAFAGDRALWAIVQAETHWVRGDSLGARTYADSALAVYGRELAAGERAEDMIFRWSRAWLRALAGNPGEAARELEALGRGIDSEFMFQRVIVEELLARTSLMAGRREQALARVGSLVASPGYFTAAWFRVAPAYAPLRGDPRFQRLVNGP
- a CDS encoding VOC family protein — its product is MTAENIVADRSRWSSASYFMVDDVVATANYYRDKLGFRYERFWNDPPSFCMVRRNGVIIMLAQLEQAGGVRPNHLVDPEGSAWDAYIWIDNADALHAEFKSKGVKITRDLCDQPYGCRDFDIEDCNGYRLCFGHDTEG
- a CDS encoding type 1 glutamine amidotransferase family protein; this translates as MIPAVHVLVFDGFADWEPAFAMAELRRSGGLEVRTVGFSAAPVRSMGGLPVMPDLPLAGLDPANVRLLILPGGDLWEGPDPRAEIGPTLLALHSAGVPIAAICGATLAVAHAGLLDDHGHTSNELAYLERLVPEYRGASRYVDSLAVRDQGLITASGLGPIEFAREIFEELQILSDTDRPVWFHLFKHGRFPESAA
- a CDS encoding pyrimidine dimer DNA glycosylase/endonuclease V encodes the protein MRLWTIHPKYLDPLGLVALWREALLARAVLRGETQGYRSHPQLTRFRNHPQPVGALNCYLAAIYDEALRRGYCFDRRKLGGRTPRRRIPETTGQLAFEWAHLLRKLHQRRPGRFEELRVVSRPAAHPLFRIVTGPVRAWERLHRD
- a CDS encoding lipocalin-like domain-containing protein; protein product: MTDRSGQAAADLIGAWHLNSYESRDSSGATRYPLGRGVIGQLVYDASGHMSAMLMTPDRPLFASQDPQRGTDAEVRAAFDGFIAYFGSYSVAPLTATVTHHVIGASYPNWVGGHQVRHYKLDGTHLELSTPPIQIGGQSLITVLVWERSS
- a CDS encoding DUF4386 family protein, with the translated sequence MREHSTIRAGGIALVAGAAAFLGVFSFLAARFDYPAILDGNAADVLPRLRATGAGGRAVWALYGFLPLVWIPAGVGAFHALRSVREGSMRTGMLFAQVAAVSMVLGLLRWPSIHWALAEAYARGDAAERAAIATVFTGLNSYLGNYIGEFLGELSVSVFFLLSALAMLARGAGFPRWIGYVGVGTAVAGLVGMFRNATDVVAPVAALNNYLLPLWMIVFGGGLLWVSGSRSGTPDG
- a CDS encoding phosphotransferase; amino-acid sequence: MGSTPKPEQRVLRIIPDLRIASLRAGEDGLVNDVLIVNEELVFRFARDEAGRHALEREARLLAVVRPRVSLPVPEVIQQHQECIVYRFIPGLPLDRQRLLAQDASTRGLLMEQLGTFLRELHSLPGVSEAITRPGTTSPGMREGYEQLYEAVERELLPLMMDWARAWARELFRPVLAGDLDLAYSPTLVHGDLAPYHLCFDPATHRLRGVIDFGNAGPGDPALDLGSLIIAFGEGLLWQIDTVYPGLSGLIDRARFHAATLELRWALAAVRSRDPAWFLCHLGYARDAWPVGWPGKRA